A genome region from Clostridium sp. JN-9 includes the following:
- the ftsH gene encoding ATP-dependent zinc metalloprotease FtsH codes for MKEQKKPPKSIVVYYVAVLIITLMLNSVIVPWFTNQEVTQVDYGTFLSKVDKKEVSKVDVQDNQIRFEAKDSSGKDAIYVTGAMNDPDLVNRLKNSGAQYSKTIPKENSPLVNFIFNWVLPIFLFVGIGQLFAGRIGKKMNGNNFMSFGKANAKVYVENQTGVTFADVAGQDEAKDALTEIIDFLHNPMKYSEIGAKLPKGALLVGPPGTGKTLLARAVAGEAKVPFFSISGSEFVEMFVGMGAAKVRDLFKEAAAKAPCIVFIDEIDTIGKKRDSGGIGGNDEREQTLNQLLTEMDGFDGTKGVVILAATNRPDTLDKALLRPGRFDRRIPVELPDLKGREAILKVHAKKVKMEPDIDFNAIARSTSGASGAELANMINEGALSAVRNGRALVNQTDLEESVEVIIAGYQRKGAVISQREKEIISYHEIGHAMVAAKQTNSAPVHKITIIPRTSGALGYTMQVEESEHVLMTKEEAFNKITTFTGGRAAEELIFGNFTSGASNDIEQATKFARAMVTRLGMSKSFDMMALETVNNPYLGGDTSLMCSAETASKIDTEVLEIIRKAHEKAMNILKDNIGKLHELAHYLMEKETITGEEFMEILSK; via the coding sequence ATGAAAGAACAAAAAAAACCACCAAAGTCCATAGTAGTTTACTATGTGGCGGTGCTTATAATTACATTGATGCTTAACTCTGTAATAGTTCCATGGTTTACAAATCAAGAGGTTACACAAGTGGACTATGGAACATTTTTGTCTAAAGTTGATAAGAAAGAAGTAAGCAAAGTTGATGTTCAGGACAACCAAATAAGGTTTGAGGCAAAGGACAGCAGTGGTAAAGATGCCATATATGTTACTGGAGCCATGAATGATCCTGATTTGGTAAACAGACTTAAAAATTCGGGAGCACAGTATTCCAAAACTATACCTAAGGAAAATTCCCCATTGGTTAATTTTATTTTTAACTGGGTTCTTCCAATATTCCTATTTGTTGGAATAGGACAATTATTTGCCGGAAGAATAGGAAAGAAAATGAATGGAAATAACTTTATGTCTTTTGGTAAGGCCAATGCAAAAGTATATGTAGAGAATCAGACAGGAGTAACTTTTGCAGATGTGGCAGGTCAAGATGAGGCTAAAGATGCTCTAACTGAGATAATTGATTTTCTTCATAATCCTATGAAGTACTCAGAAATTGGAGCAAAGCTGCCAAAGGGTGCTCTGCTTGTTGGACCTCCAGGAACAGGTAAAACTCTTCTGGCAAGGGCAGTAGCAGGAGAAGCAAAGGTTCCTTTTTTCTCGATTTCAGGTTCAGAATTTGTTGAAATGTTTGTTGGAATGGGTGCAGCAAAGGTTAGGGACTTATTCAAGGAAGCAGCTGCTAAGGCACCATGTATAGTGTTTATAGATGAAATTGATACAATTGGTAAAAAACGTGATAGTGGTGGTATAGGAGGCAACGATGAACGTGAGCAGACGCTAAACCAGCTGCTTACTGAAATGGACGGATTTGATGGAACTAAAGGTGTTGTTATTCTTGCAGCAACAAACAGACCAGACACCTTGGATAAAGCATTATTAAGACCAGGACGTTTTGACAGAAGAATTCCTGTTGAGCTTCCTGATTTAAAAGGACGTGAAGCCATATTAAAGGTCCATGCTAAAAAAGTTAAAATGGAACCTGATATAGACTTTAATGCTATAGCAAGATCAACATCAGGTGCTTCAGGTGCAGAGCTTGCCAACATGATAAATGAAGGTGCGCTAAGTGCAGTTAGAAATGGTCGTGCCCTTGTAAATCAAACAGATTTAGAGGAAAGCGTTGAAGTTATAATTGCAGGATATCAGCGTAAGGGTGCTGTTATTTCACAAAGGGAAAAAGAAATTATTTCATATCATGAAATAGGACATGCTATGGTTGCAGCAAAACAGACCAATTCGGCCCCAGTGCATAAAATTACAATTATACCAAGAACATCAGGAGCACTAGGTTATACCATGCAGGTGGAAGAAAGTGAACATGTACTCATGACAAAAGAAGAGGCATTTAATAAAATTACCACATTTACAGGTGGTCGTGCAGCTGAGGAACTTATTTTTGGGAACTTTACATCAGGTGCTTCCAATGATATTGAACAGGCTACAAAATTTGCCAGAGCCATGGTAACCCGACTTGGAATGAGTAAAAGCTTTGATATGATGGCATTGGAAACTGTAAATAATCCATATCTGGGCGGTGATACTTCACTTATGTGTTCAGCTGAAACTGCATCTAAAATTGATACTGAGGTACTTGAAATAATCAGAAAAGCCCATGAAAAAGCTATGAATATCCTAAAAGATAATATTGGTAAACTACATGAACTGGCACATTATCTTATGGAAAAAGAAACTATAACAGGTGAAGAATTTATGGAGATTCTTTCTAAATAA
- a CDS encoding nitroreductase, whose amino-acid sequence MEVIEAIKTRRSIGKVKDVEVPKELIKDIIQAGTWAPNRYLTEPWRFFVISGDGREKLSKVLEEIAIQSIGDPDSEEGKKKLQKERNKPFRAPVIIAVAAEVTENEKVIRLEELGAVYAAVENMLLAAHGMGLAAYWKTGKACYSPKMKEFFGLKDKDEVLAFVYLGYADMDKKPPHKTPADELTKWIE is encoded by the coding sequence TTGGAGGTTATAGAAGCAATTAAAACCAGAAGATCTATAGGTAAAGTTAAGGATGTAGAGGTGCCAAAGGAATTAATTAAAGACATAATTCAGGCTGGAACCTGGGCACCTAACAGATATCTTACTGAACCCTGGAGATTCTTTGTTATAAGTGGTGATGGGAGAGAGAAGCTTTCAAAGGTTCTGGAGGAAATAGCCATTCAGTCTATAGGGGATCCAGACAGTGAAGAAGGTAAGAAAAAACTTCAGAAGGAAAGGAATAAACCTTTTAGGGCTCCTGTTATAATTGCAGTGGCAGCAGAGGTTACTGAGAATGAAAAGGTAATAAGACTTGAAGAGCTTGGAGCTGTTTATGCAGCTGTTGAAAATATGCTGCTTGCAGCTCACGGAATGGGCCTGGCAGCCTACTGGAAGACTGGGAAAGCCTGCTACTCACCTAAAATGAAGGAGTTTTTTGGGCTGAAGGATAAAGATGAAGTATTAGCATTTGTATATCTTGGATACGCTGATATGGATAAAAAGCCCCCTCACAAAACACCTGCTGATGAATTGACTAAGTGGATAGAATAG
- a CDS encoding cold-shock protein translates to MNGTVKWFNAQKGYGFITGEDGNDVFAHYSQIKLEGYKSLEEGQKVSYEVVNGPKGPQAENITAVK, encoded by the coding sequence ATGAATGGTACAGTAAAATGGTTCAATGCTCAAAAAGGATACGGATTTATCACAGGTGAGGATGGAAATGATGTGTTCGCACATTATTCACAAATAAAGTTAGAAGGTTATAAATCACTTGAAGAAGGCCAGAAGGTTTCTTATGAAGTAGTTAATGGACCAAAAGGACCACAGGCAGAAAATATTACTGCTGTAAAATAA
- a CDS encoding cation diffusion facilitator family transporter → MNSKTKVARLSIASNSVLLLMKFAVGITTGSVSIISEAIHSTMDLAASVIAFFSVKISSRPADANHPYGHGKVENISGVIEALLIFAAAILIIEGSIKKILHPGEEAGSFAIGFIVMFISAAINFWVSNKLYKIAKHEDSIALEADALHLKTDVYTALGVGLGLLLIWITKLNILDPIVAILVALFILKESYELLKSAFNPLLDVKLSDEDINVIEHVIAKYNSVYCDFHDLRTRKSGSTYYIDLHLVVPENMSVKAAHDICDEIEINLQNSFKDTEVMIHLESCTNHCKTCKYSNKSGCKES, encoded by the coding sequence ATGAACAGTAAGACAAAAGTTGCAAGACTTTCTATAGCATCAAATTCAGTATTGCTTTTAATGAAATTTGCGGTTGGCATAACCACAGGTTCTGTAAGCATAATATCAGAGGCCATTCATTCAACAATGGATTTAGCAGCATCAGTAATAGCCTTTTTTTCTGTAAAGATTTCTTCAAGACCTGCTGATGCTAATCATCCATATGGCCATGGAAAGGTTGAAAATATTTCCGGAGTAATAGAAGCTTTATTAATTTTTGCAGCTGCCATACTTATAATAGAAGGATCCATTAAGAAAATTTTGCATCCTGGTGAAGAAGCTGGGTCATTTGCAATAGGATTTATAGTAATGTTCATTTCTGCAGCAATAAATTTTTGGGTTTCAAATAAATTATATAAAATAGCTAAGCATGAGGATTCCATAGCTCTTGAAGCAGATGCTCTTCACCTTAAAACTGATGTATACACAGCTTTAGGCGTTGGACTAGGACTACTTTTAATCTGGATAACAAAGCTTAATATTTTAGACCCTATAGTTGCAATACTAGTGGCTTTATTTATTTTAAAGGAATCCTATGAACTTTTAAAATCAGCCTTTAATCCTTTATTGGATGTTAAACTTTCAGATGAGGATATAAATGTTATAGAGCATGTAATAGCTAAGTACAACAGTGTATACTGCGACTTTCATGACCTTAGAACAAGAAAATCAGGCAGTACATATTATATTGATTTACATCTGGTTGTGCCTGAGAATATGTCTGTGAAAGCAGCTCATGATATATGTGATGAAATAGAAATTAATCTTCAAAATTCATTTAAGGATACAGAGGTAATGATTCATCTTGAATCCTGTACAAATCACTGTAAAACATGTAAATATTCAAACAAAAGTGGCTGCAAAGAATCGTAA
- a CDS encoding ISNCY family transposase, translating to MRKVNLTMKENDKYTTIKKLVETNGNKKRASLYLSCSIRHINRMIKGYQEQGKAYFIHGNHGRKPVHTLDDETRQLIIDLYRTKYSDANLTHYSELLEKHEHIKVSISTIRSILMQEFILSPKAKRATRKKVKAQLEELKNVAKSPKEVSNIQNAIIAAEDAHPRRPRCAYIGEMLQMDASQHLWFGKNKTQLHIAVDDATGAIMGAYFDSQETLNGYYHVLHQVLTEHGIPYMLFTDRRTVFEYKKKKSPSVEEDTFTQFSYACKQLGIGIKTSSVAQAKGRVERMFQTLQSRLPLEMRLACISTIEQANEFLNSYIKEFNAQFALPVDNIKSVFEKQLDIEKINLTLAVLTSRKVDNGSCIKFKKSYYLPMDCNGYAVHYRKGTSGMVIQAFDGGMFFCVDEKVYALDLLPEHELTSKSFDLAAPAGQPKKRYIPPMSHPWKQASFERYLKKQKHRQENIA from the coding sequence ATGAGAAAGGTAAATTTAACTATGAAAGAAAATGATAAATATACAACTATAAAGAAATTGGTCGAAACAAATGGAAACAAGAAGAGGGCATCCCTTTATCTAAGCTGCTCTATTAGACATATTAATAGAATGATCAAAGGATATCAGGAACAGGGAAAGGCTTATTTTATTCATGGTAATCATGGGAGAAAACCAGTCCATACACTTGATGATGAGACAAGACAATTAATTATTGACCTTTATCGTACCAAATACTCTGATGCTAATCTCACCCACTATTCTGAGTTATTAGAGAAGCATGAGCATATCAAAGTATCCATTAGCACCATCCGTTCAATCCTTATGCAGGAATTCATCCTGTCTCCTAAGGCTAAGCGTGCTACAAGGAAAAAGGTTAAAGCTCAATTAGAGGAATTGAAGAATGTAGCCAAATCTCCAAAAGAGGTTTCTAACATTCAGAATGCAATTATTGCAGCTGAAGATGCACACCCGAGGCGCCCTAGATGTGCTTACATAGGTGAGATGCTCCAGATGGATGCTTCACAGCATCTTTGGTTCGGTAAGAATAAAACCCAATTACACATTGCTGTAGATGATGCTACAGGTGCTATTATGGGAGCTTATTTTGACTCACAAGAGACCCTAAACGGGTATTACCATGTGTTACACCAGGTACTCACGGAACACGGTATCCCTTATATGTTATTTACAGATAGACGTACTGTATTTGAATACAAAAAGAAAAAGTCCCCTTCAGTTGAAGAGGATACTTTCACTCAGTTTAGCTATGCCTGTAAACAGTTAGGCATAGGAATTAAGACAAGCAGTGTTGCCCAAGCTAAAGGGCGCGTAGAAAGAATGTTTCAGACGTTACAATCACGCCTCCCTTTAGAAATGAGGCTAGCTTGTATCAGCACAATTGAGCAAGCAAATGAATTCTTAAACTCATACATAAAAGAATTCAATGCCCAGTTTGCTTTACCAGTTGATAATATCAAATCTGTCTTTGAAAAACAACTAGATATTGAAAAAATAAATTTAACACTTGCCGTATTAACCAGTAGGAAGGTTGATAACGGAAGCTGCATCAAATTCAAGAAAAGTTATTACCTCCCTATGGATTGTAATGGATATGCTGTACATTACCGAAAAGGTACTTCAGGTATGGTAATTCAAGCCTTTGATGGTGGAATGTTCTTTTGTGTTGATGAAAAGGTATATGCTCTAGATCTATTACCAGAACATGAACTTACATCAAAAAGCTTTGACCTTGCAGCTCCTGCGGGGCAACCAAAAAAACGTTATATTCCTCCAATGAGTCATCCTTGGAAACAAGCTTCTTTTGAACGTTATCTTAAAAAGCAGAAACATAGGCAGGAAAATATAGCATAA
- a CDS encoding phosphotransferase: MYENEIKILELLNDKFDLSQRDLSKRAGLSLGKVNYTIKRLVESDYINVEKDDNKMSYKLTEKGFKFIDANLKNEKTKKIKLHSEDVKNINQAVILAAGRASDFDKPVGFLEIDDITLIERSINLLFNENIENIIIVTGYKHEYFDALAKDSRINIVYNARYKWTGTMCSLSLAKEFIHGDFLLVENDLVFEERTLKYLVENSSRDCVLITNETGSGDEAFVEINNGFIYKISKDIHQLNKIDGEMIGLSKISYEVFKLMLEEFKTNKNPYLNYEYLLMDIGRNYNIGYTKIDDLVWAEIDNLDQYNHVKKVVLPRMKRKELTVRVDKLKHIASEAMCIDMDSIEDVKPIGGMTNKNYKIVVKGKNYVLRIPGAGTEEMISRRSEKINSRLAFENGFDSELIYFNENTGVKISTFIEKTETLNGRTAKKEENMKMIAGILKRLHSSSFKFGSEFDPFKTAEEYEKLLHKYNGKNFEDYNEVKEKVMALKKVMDSFNINKCPCHNDTVPENFIKSGESKIFLIDWEYSGMNDPMWDIAAHSIECNFSEDDEELFLNIYFNGEIDEQHRIRILINKIMQDFIWSTWTNIKEAKGDDFGSYGIDRYNRAKVNLEKLNKKLKELK, from the coding sequence ATGTACGAAAATGAAATTAAAATTTTGGAGCTTCTTAACGATAAATTTGATCTAAGCCAAAGGGATTTATCTAAAAGAGCTGGACTATCTCTTGGAAAGGTTAATTATACAATAAAAAGGCTGGTAGAAAGTGACTATATTAATGTAGAAAAGGATGATAATAAGATGTCCTATAAATTAACTGAAAAAGGCTTTAAATTTATTGATGCTAATTTAAAGAATGAAAAAACAAAAAAAATAAAATTACATAGTGAGGATGTTAAGAACATAAATCAGGCTGTTATACTGGCTGCAGGAAGGGCTTCAGACTTTGATAAACCCGTAGGGTTCCTTGAAATTGATGATATTACATTAATAGAAAGATCTATAAATCTTTTATTTAATGAAAATATAGAAAACATAATTATAGTTACAGGATATAAGCATGAATATTTTGATGCTCTGGCAAAGGATAGTAGAATAAACATAGTGTACAATGCAAGATATAAATGGACAGGAACCATGTGCTCATTATCCTTGGCAAAGGAATTTATTCATGGGGATTTCCTTTTGGTTGAAAATGATCTTGTTTTCGAGGAAAGAACATTAAAGTATCTGGTTGAAAATAGCAGCAGAGACTGTGTACTTATTACAAATGAGACAGGCTCAGGTGATGAGGCTTTTGTAGAAATAAATAATGGATTTATATATAAAATATCAAAGGATATCCATCAGCTTAACAAAATAGATGGAGAAATGATTGGATTAAGCAAAATATCCTATGAAGTATTTAAATTAATGCTTGAAGAATTTAAAACAAATAAAAATCCATATTTAAATTATGAGTATTTATTGATGGATATAGGCAGAAACTACAATATTGGATATACAAAAATAGATGACCTGGTATGGGCTGAAATAGATAATTTAGACCAGTACAATCATGTAAAAAAAGTGGTTTTACCTAGAATGAAAAGAAAGGAATTAACTGTAAGAGTAGACAAACTAAAACATATTGCCAGTGAAGCCATGTGCATAGATATGGATTCCATTGAGGATGTAAAACCTATTGGAGGCATGACAAATAAAAATTATAAAATTGTAGTAAAAGGTAAAAATTATGTTTTGAGGATTCCTGGGGCAGGCACAGAGGAAATGATAAGCAGAAGAAGTGAAAAAATAAATTCCAGACTGGCCTTTGAAAATGGATTTGACAGTGAATTAATATATTTTAATGAAAACACAGGAGTAAAGATATCCACATTTATTGAAAAAACAGAAACTTTAAATGGAAGAACAGCTAAAAAAGAAGAAAATATGAAGATGATTGCAGGGATACTTAAAAGACTTCATAGTTCCTCATTTAAATTCGGCAGTGAATTTGATCCTTTTAAAACAGCTGAAGAATATGAAAAACTCCTACATAAATATAATGGTAAGAACTTTGAAGATTATAATGAAGTAAAAGAAAAGGTAATGGCCCTTAAAAAGGTAATGGACTCATTTAATATTAATAAATGTCCATGTCATAACGATACAGTGCCTGAGAACTTTATTAAAAGCGGTGAATCAAAGATATTTTTAATTGACTGGGAATACAGCGGCATGAATGATCCAATGTGGGATATAGCAGCTCATTCAATAGAATGCAACTTCTCAGAGGATGACGAGGAACTATTTCTCAATATATACTTCAATGGGGAAATAGATGAACAGCACAGAATAAGAATATTAATAAATAAAATTATGCAGGATTTTATATGGAGTACATGGACAAATATAAAGGAAGCCAAGGGCGATGATTTCGGCTCTTATGGCATTGACAGATATAACAGAGCTAAAGTAAATTTAGAGAAGTTAAATAAAAAACTTAAGGAGTTGAAATAA
- a CDS encoding DMT family transporter, which produces MERIADLTLKRDLTYAKKGIGHSLISGITWGMDAVLLAYIMTQYPFNDPGVSIIVAPLVGACIHTGLSALFTLIYNIYSGKLKEFTRCLFSKMGVLIILSAICSGPLAMSGYLLGINMAGSSYAAVITSTYPAIGAVLAVIFLKEKMNPRVWAGVILCVLGAVITGYVAPSGNVSPNFYLGIILSIVAAVGWGLEGVFGAYAMDVVDPEIAISVRQSASFIMYLIFVLPFIGGFGMFFKAFTAPSIIIFAITGVICGVSYITWYLGLSMTGVGRAMALNITYSIWAIIFDGILHGFHFSTNLIIGCLIIVFGAILVSGNPKEMLSLRKVEA; this is translated from the coding sequence TTGGAAAGAATAGCTGATTTAACATTGAAAAGGGACCTTACTTATGCAAAAAAGGGTATAGGACATTCATTAATATCAGGAATTACATGGGGCATGGATGCTGTGCTTTTAGCATATATAATGACCCAGTATCCATTTAATGACCCAGGAGTTTCAATTATAGTGGCACCACTGGTAGGAGCATGCATTCACACAGGTTTATCAGCATTATTTACATTGATTTATAATATTTATTCAGGAAAATTAAAAGAGTTTACAAGGTGTTTATTCAGCAAAATGGGAGTTCTGATTATTCTATCTGCAATATGCAGCGGCCCATTAGCTATGTCAGGGTATCTGCTTGGCATAAATATGGCAGGGTCTTCCTATGCAGCAGTTATTACATCAACTTATCCAGCCATTGGAGCTGTGCTGGCAGTTATATTTTTAAAAGAAAAAATGAACCCAAGGGTATGGGCAGGAGTAATTCTCTGTGTATTAGGTGCTGTAATTACAGGATATGTGGCTCCATCAGGCAATGTTTCTCCAAATTTTTATCTTGGAATAATCTTATCAATTGTTGCAGCTGTAGGCTGGGGGCTTGAAGGTGTATTTGGAGCCTATGCCATGGATGTAGTTGATCCTGAAATAGCAATTTCGGTAAGACAGTCTGCTTCATTTATTATGTATTTGATATTCGTGCTTCCATTCATTGGAGGTTTCGGCATGTTCTTTAAGGCATTTACAGCTCCAAGTATAATTATATTTGCCATAACAGGAGTAATATGCGGGGTATCATATATCACCTGGTACCTAGGCTTAAGCATGACTGGTGTTGGAAGAGCTATGGCTTTAAACATTACTTATTCAATATGGGCAATTATCTTTGATGGAATATTACATGGTTTCCATTTCTCCACAAATTTAATAATAGGATGTTTAATAATAGTATTTGGTGCAATTCTTGTTTCAGGAAATCCAAAAGAAATGTTATCATTAAGAAAAGTGGAGGCGTAG
- a CDS encoding NTP transferase domain-containing protein encodes MRAILLAAGMGTRLRPITNETPKSLIKINGEPLLERQIRFLREIGIEEIIVVTGYLYEKFEYLKDKFNVKLVHNEKYETYNNIYTMYLVRDFLPDAFVIDADTYLFRNYLDSSIKTSTYFAGNKTVNTEEWMLVFDENNKVNDIKISSGEGYVMSGVSYWTKADGELLKHKLEQVIKSSNWQDLYWDNIAKDNLKNMDVHIKKISSSDWFEIDSLEDLNALRAKIKD; translated from the coding sequence ATGAGAGCAATACTATTAGCAGCAGGTATGGGGACAAGATTAAGGCCAATTACCAATGAAACTCCGAAATCTCTTATAAAAATCAATGGAGAACCACTTTTGGAAAGACAGATTAGATTCTTAAGAGAAATTGGAATTGAAGAAATTATTGTTGTAACAGGCTATTTATACGAAAAATTTGAATATCTTAAGGATAAATTCAATGTAAAACTTGTTCATAATGAAAAATATGAAACATATAATAATATTTACACCATGTACTTAGTAAGAGACTTTCTCCCGGATGCATTTGTAATTGATGCCGACACTTATTTATTCAGGAATTATCTGGACAGCTCAATTAAAACATCTACTTATTTTGCAGGTAACAAAACAGTAAATACTGAGGAATGGATGTTAGTTTTTGATGAAAACAATAAGGTAAATGATATTAAGATTTCCAGTGGTGAAGGTTATGTAATGTCAGGGGTGTCCTACTGGACAAAAGCCGATGGTGAGCTGCTTAAGCATAAACTGGAGCAGGTAATTAAAAGCAGCAACTGGCAGGATCTGTACTGGGACAATATTGCCAAGGATAACTTGAAAAATATGGATGTACATATTAAAAAGATAAGTTCTTCTGACTGGTTTGAAATTGATTCTCTGGAGGACCTCAATGCCCTGCGGGCAAAGATTAAAGATTAA